In the genome of Terribacillus sp. FSL K6-0262, one region contains:
- the prfB gene encoding peptide chain release factor 2 (programmed frameshift): protein MEFAEIRNELDRMDKQLADFRGLFDLDQKKARIAELEDQMLEPTFWDDQQGAQKVINESNGLKESVEGYEKLVSRHEDLEVSFELVKEEEDEDLRSELEEEIVSMREALDEFELLMLLSEPYDKNNAILELHPGAGGTESQDWASMLLRMYTRWAEQHNFKVETLDYLPGEEAGVKSVTLLIKGLNAYGYLKAEKGVHRLVRISPFDSSGRRHTSFVSCDVMPEFDDDIDVDIRTEDLKIDTYRSSGAGGQHVNTTDSAVRITHIPTNTVVTCQSERSQIKNREHAMKMLKAKLYQLEIEKQQQELNEIRGEQKEIGWGSQIRSYVFHPYSMVKDHRTNEESGNTQAVMDGQLDPFINAYLRSTL, encoded by the exons ATGGAATTTGCAGAAATCAGAAATGAACTGGATCGTATGGATAAACAATTAGCTGACTTTAGG GGTCTCTTTGACTTAGATCAAAAGAAAGCCCGTATCGCTGAGCTGGAGGATCAGATGCTGGAACCGACGTTCTGGGATGATCAGCAGGGAGCTCAGAAAGTCATCAATGAATCCAATGGCTTGAAGGAATCAGTGGAAGGCTATGAAAAACTGGTTTCCCGCCATGAAGATTTGGAGGTTTCCTTCGAATTGGTGAAGGAAGAAGAAGACGAGGATCTTCGCAGCGAGCTGGAAGAAGAGATAGTATCGATGCGCGAAGCACTCGATGAATTCGAGCTGCTCATGCTGCTGAGTGAACCGTATGATAAGAACAATGCCATCCTTGAACTGCACCCAGGTGCCGGCGGGACGGAATCGCAGGACTGGGCGAGCATGCTGCTGCGTATGTACACGCGCTGGGCAGAACAGCATAACTTCAAAGTGGAAACACTTGATTATCTTCCTGGAGAGGAAGCTGGTGTGAAAAGTGTGACCCTTTTGATCAAAGGCTTGAATGCGTATGGCTATTTGAAAGCAGAAAAAGGCGTGCACCGTCTTGTGCGTATCTCGCCATTCGATAGTTCCGGACGCCGCCATACATCATTTGTATCCTGTGATGTGATGCCGGAATTCGATGATGACATCGATGTGGACATACGGACAGAGGATCTGAAAATCGATACGTACCGTTCGAGCGGTGCCGGCGGTCAGCACGTCAATACGACCGATTCGGCGGTAAGGATCACGCATATCCCCACCAATACGGTCGTTACATGTCAATCCGAACGTTCGCAGATCAAAAACCGCGAACATGCAATGAAGATGCTGAAAGCGAAGCTGTATCAGCTTGAAATCGAGAAGCAGCAGCAAGAGCTGAACGAAATCCGCGGGGAACAAAAAGAAATCGGCTGGGGAAGCCAAATCCGATCCTATGTGTTCCATCCATATTCCATGGTAAAAGATCATCGGACGAATGAAGAATCGGGAAATACACAGGCTGTGATGGATGGACAGCTTGATCCGTTCATCAACGCGTATTTGCGTTCCACATTATAA
- a CDS encoding cytochrome c, whose amino-acid sequence MAIASTILAFLFILAACGSKDETAETPQEAYENNCAMCHGQDLSGGNGGPPLDTLGSKYTQEELVEIMENGKGGMPAGQAEGEEAEKIAEWLRNQQE is encoded by the coding sequence ATGGCGATAGCAAGCACCATTCTTGCATTCCTGTTTATCCTGGCAGCTTGCGGCAGCAAGGATGAAACAGCCGAAACACCGCAAGAAGCCTATGAAAACAACTGTGCCATGTGTCACGGACAGGATTTGAGCGGCGGCAATGGAGGCCCTCCCCTGGATACCCTGGGCTCCAAGTATACACAAGAAGAACTTGTGGAAATCATGGAAAACGGCAAGGGCGGTATGCCAGCCGGCCAAGCGGAGGGAGAAGAGGCGGAGAAAATCGCCGAATGGCTTCGGAATCAGCAGGAATAG
- the ftsE gene encoding cell division ATP-binding protein FtsE — protein sequence MIEMKGVHKTYANGVTALNGVNVHIDSGEFVYLVGPSGAGKSTFVKMIFRGEKPSTGIVKVDNKDLSTYKERHIPRVRRKIGVVYQDFKLLPKLTVYENVAFALEVIEESPKIIRDRVMEVLDLVGIKDKARSLPDELSGGEQQRVAIARAIANNPKVVIADEPTGNLDPETSWGIMKVLEDINQKGTTIIMATHSKEIVNTIKKRVIAIENGRIVRDEAGGDYGYEV from the coding sequence ATGATAGAAATGAAGGGTGTGCATAAGACATATGCCAATGGCGTTACGGCGCTGAATGGCGTCAATGTGCATATCGACAGCGGGGAATTCGTGTATTTGGTAGGACCGAGCGGAGCTGGTAAATCCACATTCGTAAAAATGATCTTCCGTGGAGAAAAACCGAGCACTGGAATCGTAAAAGTCGATAACAAAGATTTAAGCACATATAAGGAACGCCATATTCCGAGGGTCAGAAGGAAAATAGGTGTTGTGTACCAGGATTTCAAATTGCTTCCGAAGCTGACAGTCTATGAAAATGTCGCTTTTGCCTTGGAAGTAATCGAAGAATCTCCTAAAATCATCCGGGATCGTGTCATGGAAGTGCTGGATCTTGTCGGGATAAAGGATAAAGCCAGATCATTACCTGATGAATTGTCAGGAGGGGAACAGCAGCGTGTCGCCATTGCCCGGGCAATAGCGAATAATCCGAAGGTCGTCATCGCCGATGAGCCAACCGGGAACCTTGATCCGGAGACATCCTGGGGCATCATGAAGGTGCTGGAGGATATCAACCAAAAAGGTACGACAATCATCATGGCAACGCACAGCAAAGAAATCGTGAATACAATCAAGAAACGCGTCATCGCCATTGAAAATGGCAGAATTGTCCGTGACGAAGCAGGAGGTGATTACGGGTATGAAGTTTAA